A stretch of Helicobacter pylori oki112 DNA encodes these proteins:
- the cmoB gene encoding tRNA 5-methoxyuridine(34)/uridine 5-oxyacetic acid(34) synthase CmoB, which yields MLICNDQSNPKTLLEEIMALRPWRKGPFEISQIKIDSEWDSSIKWDLVKNATPLKDKVVADVGCNNGYYLFKMLEHDPKSLVGFDPGVLVKKQFEFLAPFFDKEKKIIYESLGVEDLHEKYPDAFDVIFCLGVLYHRKSPLEALKALYHALKIKGELVLDTLIIDSPLDIALCPKKTYAKMKNVYFIPSVSALKGWCERVGFENFEILSVLKTTPKEQRKTDFILGQSLEDFLDKTDPSKTLEGYDAPLRGYFKMLKPSKL from the coding sequence ATGCTCATTTGTAACGATCAATCCAATCCAAAAACCCTTTTAGAAGAAATCATGGCGTTAAGGCCATGGCGTAAAGGCCCTTTTGAAATTTCTCAAATCAAGATTGATAGCGAATGGGATAGCTCTATTAAATGGGATCTAGTCAAAAACGCCACTCCTTTAAAAGATAAGGTTGTGGCTGATGTGGGTTGCAATAACGGCTATTACTTGTTTAAAATGCTAGAACATGATCCTAAAAGTTTGGTGGGGTTTGATCCGGGCGTTTTAGTCAAAAAACAATTTGAATTTTTAGCCCCCTTTTTTGATAAAGAAAAAAAAATCATTTATGAGTCTTTGGGGGTAGAGGATTTGCATGAAAAATACCCTGACGCTTTTGATGTCATTTTTTGCTTAGGAGTGCTATACCACAGAAAAAGCCCGCTAGAGGCTTTAAAAGCCTTGTATCATGCTTTAAAGATAAAAGGGGAGTTGGTGTTGGATACCTTAATCATTGATTCGCCCTTAGACATCGCCCTTTGCCCTAAAAAAACTTATGCTAAAATGAAAAATGTTTATTTTATCCCCAGTGTTAGCGCTTTAAAAGGGTGGTGCGAAAGGGTAGGGTTTGAAAATTTTGAGATTCTTAGCGTTTTAAAGACCACGCCTAAAGAACAGCGTAAAACGGATTTTATTTTGGGGCAGAGTTTGGAAGATTTTTTGGATAAAACAGATCCCTCTAAAACTTTAGAGGGGTATGACGCTCCTTTAAGAGGGTATTTTAAGATGCTTAAACCAAGCAAGCTTTAA
- a CDS encoding glycosyltransferase family 4 protein, translated as MVIVLVVDSFKDTSNGTSMTAFRFFEALKKRGHVMRVVAPHVDNLGSEEEGYYNLKERYIPLVTEISHKQHILFAKPDEKILRKAFKGADMIHTFLPFLLEKTAVKIAREMQVPYIGSFHLQPEHISYNMKLGQFSWFNMMLFSWFKSSHYRYIHHIHCPSKFIVEELEKYNYGGKKYAISNGFDPMFRFEHPQKSLFDTTPFKIAMVGRYSNEKNQSVLIKAVALSQYKQDIVLLLKGKGPDEKKIKLLAQKLGVKTEFGFVNSNELLEILKTCTLYVHTANVESEAIACLEAISVGIVPIIANSPLSATRQFALDERSLFEPDNAKDLSAKIDWWLENKLERERMQNEYAKSALNYTLENSVIQIEKVYEEAIRDFKNNPHLFKTLS; from the coding sequence ATGGTTATTGTTTTAGTCGTGGATAGCTTTAAAGATACTAGTAATGGCACTTCTATGACGGCGTTTCGTTTTTTTGAAGCGCTGAAAAAAAGAGGGCATGTTATGAGAGTGGTCGCCCCTCATGTGGATAATTTAGGGAGTGAAGAAGAAGGGTATTACAACCTTAAAGAGCGCTACATCCCCCTAGTTACAGAAATTTCACACAAACAACACATCCTTTTTGCTAAACCGGATGAAAAAATTCTACGAAAGGCTTTTAAGGGAGCGGATATGATCCATACTTTTTTGCCTTTTTTGCTAGAAAAAACAGCCGTAAAAATCGCACGAGAAATGCAAGTGCCTTATATTGGCTCTTTCCATTTACAGCCAGAGCATATTTCTTATAACATGAAATTGGGGCAATTTTCTTGGTTTAACATGATGCTTTTTTCGTGGTTTAAATCTTCGCATTACCGCTATATCCACCATATCCATTGCCCATCAAAATTCATTGTAGAAGAATTAGAAAAATACAACTATGGAGGGAAAAAATACGCTATTTCTAACGGCTTTGATCCCATGTTTAGATTTGAACACCCGCAAAAAAGCCTTTTTGACACCACGCCCTTTAAAATCGCTATGGTAGGGCGCTATTCTAATGAAAAAAATCAAAGCGTTTTAATCAAGGCGGTTGCTTTAAGCCAATACAAACAAGACATTGTATTATTACTCAAAGGCAAAGGGCCTGATGAGAAAAAAATCAAACTTCTAGCCCAAAAACTAGGCGTAAAAACGGAGTTTGGGTTTGTCAATTCCAATGAATTGTTAGAGATTTTAAAAACTTGCACTCTTTATGTGCACACAGCCAATGTGGAAAGCGAAGCGATTGCGTGTTTAGAAGCCATTAGCGTGGGGATTGTGCCTATTATCGCTAATAGCCCATTAAGCGCGACCAGGCAATTCGCGCTAGATGAACGATCGTTATTTGAGCCTGATAACGCTAAAGATTTGAGCGCTAAAATAGATTGGTGGTTAGAAAACAAGCTTGAAAGAGAAAGAATGCAAAACGAATACGCTAAAAGCGCTTTAAACTACACTTTAGAAAATTCAGTCATTCAAATTGAAAAAGTTTATGAAGAAGCGATCAGAGATTTTAAAAACAACCCCCATCTCTTTAAAACCTTATCGTAA
- the speA gene encoding arginine decarboxylase — translation MQEVHDYGINFWSNNEFKIEKGLVKVCHGKNPSLLEIVQSVRDKGYRGPLLVRFPHLVQKQIKSLFDAFSSAIKEYQYSGAFKAVFPLKVNQMPSFVFPLVQGAKGLDYGLEAGSKSELIIAMSYTNPKAPITVNGFKDKEMIELGFIAKSMQHEITLTIEGLNELKTIIAVAKQNEFLACPKIGIRIRLHSTGTGVWAKSGGINSKFGLSSTEVLEAMRLLEENDLLEHFHMIHFHIGSQISDISPLKKALREAGNLYAELRKMGAKNLNSVNIGGGLAVEYTQHKHHQDKNYTLEEFSADVVFLLREIVKNKQEIEPDIFIESGRYISANHAVLVAPVLELFSHEYNEKSLKIKESNNPPLIDEMLDLLANINEKNAIEYLHDSFDHTESLFTLFDLGYIDLIDRSNTEVLAHLIVKKAVQLLYVKDHNDILRIQEQVQERYLLNCSFFQSLPDYWGLRQNFPVMPLNKLDEKPTRSASLWDITCDSDGEIAFDSTKPLFLHDIDIDEEEYFLAFFLVGAYQEVLGMKHNLFTHPTEFSVVFDEKGDYEVEDICEAQTILDVLDDLDYDTKEIERLLKQKIEDNNQLDMEEKKEIMGRLYVMLSENGYLRTIS, via the coding sequence ATGCAAGAAGTCCATGATTATGGGATTAATTTTTGGAGCAATAACGAATTTAAGATAGAAAAAGGCTTGGTTAAAGTTTGTCATGGCAAAAACCCCTCGCTTTTAGAAATCGTTCAAAGCGTGCGCGATAAGGGCTATAGAGGGCCTTTGTTGGTGCGATTCCCCCATTTGGTGCAAAAACAAATCAAAAGCCTGTTTGATGCGTTTTCTTCAGCGATTAAAGAGTATCAATACAGCGGGGCTTTTAAGGCGGTTTTCCCTTTAAAAGTCAATCAAATGCCCTCGTTTGTTTTCCCTTTAGTGCAGGGGGCTAAGGGTTTGGATTACGGCTTAGAAGCCGGGAGCAAGTCTGAACTCATCATTGCGATGAGTTACACTAACCCTAAAGCCCCTATCACCGTGAATGGCTTTAAAGACAAAGAAATGATTGAGCTTGGCTTTATCGCTAAAAGCATGCAGCATGAAATCACTTTAACGATTGAGGGTTTGAATGAGTTAAAAACCATTATCGCCGTGGCTAAACAAAACGAGTTTTTAGCCTGCCCTAAAATTGGCATTCGCATCCGTTTGCACAGCACTGGCACTGGCGTTTGGGCAAAGAGTGGGGGGATCAATTCTAAATTTGGTCTTAGCAGCACTGAAGTTTTAGAAGCGATGCGCCTTTTAGAAGAAAACGACTTGTTAGAGCATTTCCACATGATACATTTCCACATAGGCTCTCAAATCAGCGATATTTCGCCCTTAAAAAAGGCTTTAAGAGAAGCGGGTAACTTGTATGCAGAATTGCGTAAAATGGGTGCTAAAAATCTTAATAGCGTGAATATTGGAGGGGGGTTAGCCGTAGAATACACCCAACACAAGCACCACCAAGATAAAAACTACACTTTAGAAGAATTCAGCGCTGATGTGGTGTTTTTATTGAGGGAAATTGTGAAAAATAAGCAGGAAATAGAGCCGGATATTTTCATTGAATCAGGCCGTTATATTTCTGCTAACCATGCCGTTTTAGTGGCCCCGGTGTTAGAATTGTTTTCGCATGAATACAATGAAAAATCCCTAAAAATCAAAGAAAGTAATAACCCACCCTTGATTGATGAAATGCTAGACTTGCTCGCTAATATCAATGAAAAAAACGCCATTGAATACTTGCATGATAGTTTTGATCACACCGAGTCGCTATTCACGCTTTTTGATTTGGGCTATATTGATTTGATTGACAGGAGCAACACTGAAGTTTTAGCCCATTTGATCGTCAAAAAAGCGGTGCAATTGCTTTATGTTAAGGATCACAACGATATTTTACGCATTCAAGAGCAGGTCCAAGAGCGCTATTTATTGAATTGCTCGTTTTTCCAAAGCTTGCCGGATTATTGGGGCTTGAGGCAGAATTTCCCGGTCATGCCCTTGAATAAATTAGATGAAAAGCCCACCAGGAGCGCAAGCTTATGGGATATTACTTGCGATAGCGATGGGGAAATCGCTTTTGATTCCACGAAGCCCTTGTTTTTGCATGATATAGACATAGATGAAGAAGAATACTTTTTAGCGTTCTTTTTAGTGGGAGCGTATCAAGAAGTTTTAGGCATGAAACACAATTTATTCACGCACCCTACGGAATTTAGCGTGGTTTTTGATGAAAAAGGCGATTATGAAGTGGAAGATATTTGCGAAGCTCAAACGATTTTAGATGTGTTAGACGATTTAGACTATGACACTAAAGAAATTGAGCGCCTTTTAAAGCAAAAAATTGAAGACAACAACCAACTGGACATGGAAGAAAAGAAAGAAATCATGGGGCGCTTGTATGTCATGCTGAGCGAAAACGGGTATTTGCGCACGATTTCTTAA
- a CDS encoding mechanosensitive ion channel family protein, whose translation MRLLLWWVLVLSLFLNPLRALEEHETDAVDLFLIFNQINQLNQVIETYKKNPERSAEVSLYNTQKNDLIKSLTSKVLNERDKIGIDINQNLKEQEKIKKRLSKSIKGDDFYTFMKDRLSLDILLIDEILYRFIDKIRSSIDIFSEQKDVESISDAFLLRLGQFKLYTFPKNLDNVKMHELEQMFSDYELRLNTYTEVLRYIKNHPKEVLPKNLIMEVNMDFVLNKISKVLPFTTHSLQVSKIVLALTILALLLGLRKLITWLLALLLDRIFEIMQRNKKMHVNVQSSIVSPVSVFLALFSCDVALDIFYYPNASPPKVSMWVGAVYIMLLAWLVIALFKGYGEALVTNMATKSTHNFRKEVINLILKVVYFLIFIVALLGVLKQLGFNVSAIIASLGIGGLAVALAVKDVLANFFASVILLLDNSFSQGDWIVCGEVEGTVVEMGLRRTTIRAFDNALLSVPNSELAGKPIRNWSRRKVGRRIKMEIGLTYSSSQSALQLCVKDIKEMLENHPKIANGADSALQNASDYRYMFKKDIVSIDDFLGYKNNLFVFLDQFADSSINILVYCFSKTVVWEEWLEVKEDVMLKIMRIVEKHHLSFAFPSQSLYVESLPEVSLKEGAKI comes from the coding sequence ATGCGTTTATTATTGTGGTGGGTATTGGTATTATCGCTCTTTTTAAATCCTTTGAGAGCGCTTGAAGAGCATGAAACAGATGCGGTGGATTTGTTTTTAATTTTCAATCAAATCAACCAGCTCAATCAAGTCATTGAAACTTACAAAAAAAACCCTGAAAGAAGCGCTGAAGTCTCTCTGTATAACACCCAAAAGAATGATTTGATTAAAAGTTTGACTTCTAAAGTGTTGAATGAAAGGGATAAGATCGGGATTGATATCAATCAAAATTTAAAAGAGCAGGAAAAAATCAAAAAGCGTTTGTCTAAAAGCATTAAGGGCGATGATTTCTACACTTTCATGAAAGACAGATTGTCTTTAGATATTTTGTTGATAGATGAAATTTTGTATCGTTTTATAGATAAAATCAGGAGCAGTATTGATATTTTTAGCGAACAAAAAGATGTGGAAAGTATCAGCGATGCTTTCCTTTTGCGTTTAGGGCAATTCAAACTCTACACTTTCCCTAAAAATTTAGACAATGTCAAAATGCATGAATTAGAGCAGATGTTTAGCGATTATGAATTGCGTTTGAACACTTACACTGAAGTCTTGCGTTACATTAAAAACCACCCTAAAGAAGTGCTTCCTAAAAACTTGATCATGGAAGTGAATATGGATTTTGTGTTAAACAAAATCAGCAAGGTTTTGCCTTTCACAACCCATAGCTTGCAAGTGAGTAAAATCGTGCTGGCTTTGACGATTTTAGCCTTATTGCTGGGTTTAAGGAAGTTGATCACTTGGCTTTTAGCCTTATTGTTAGATCGTATTTTTGAAATCATGCAGCGCAATAAAAAAATGCATGTCAATGTGCAAAGCAGCATTGTTTCGCCGGTTTCTGTCTTTTTAGCCTTATTCAGTTGCGATGTGGCTTTAGATATTTTCTACTACCCTAACGCATCGCCTCCTAAAGTTTCTATGTGGGTGGGTGCGGTGTATATCATGCTTTTAGCATGGTTAGTGATAGCGCTTTTTAAAGGCTATGGGGAAGCGTTAGTTACGAATATGGCTACCAAAAGCACGCACAATTTTAGGAAAGAAGTGATCAACTTGATCTTAAAAGTCGTGTATTTTTTGATTTTTATTGTCGCGCTTTTAGGGGTTTTGAAGCAACTAGGGTTTAATGTTTCAGCCATCATCGCTTCTTTAGGGATTGGGGGGTTAGCGGTGGCTTTGGCGGTTAAAGATGTGTTGGCGAATTTTTTTGCTTCTGTCATTTTATTGTTAGACAATTCGTTTTCTCAAGGGGATTGGATCGTGTGCGGTGAAGTGGAAGGCACGGTGGTGGAAATGGGGTTAAGGCGCACCACGATCAGAGCTTTTGATAACGCTCTTTTGTCCGTGCCTAATTCAGAGTTAGCCGGAAAACCCATCAGGAATTGGAGCCGTCGTAAAGTGGGAAGGCGTATTAAAATGGAAATAGGCTTAACCTATAGCTCCAGCCAAAGCGCTTTACAGCTTTGCGTGAAAGACATTAAAGAAATGCTAGAAAACCACCCTAAAATCGCCAATGGAGCCGATAGCGCTTTGCAAAACGCGAGCGATTACCGCTACATGTTTAAAAAAGATATTGTTTCTATTGACGATTTTTTAGGGTATAAAAACAATCTGTTTGTCTTTTTGGATCAATTTGCGGACAGCTCTATTAATATTTTAGTGTATTGCTTTTCTAAGACGGTGGTTTGGGAAGAGTGGCTAGAAGTCAAAGAAGACGTGATGTTAAAAATCATGAGGATTGTAGAAAAGCACCATTTGAGCTTTGCTTTTCCATCACAGAGTTTGTATGTGGAGAGTTTGCCAGAAGTTAGCCTGAAAGAAGGGGCTAAAATCTAA
- the metG gene encoding methionine--tRNA ligase: MQKSLITTPIYYVNDIPHIGHAYTTLIADTLKKYYTLQGEEVFFLTGTDEHGQKIEQSARLRNQSPKAYADSISTIFKNQWDFFNLDYDSFIRTTDSEHQKCVQNAFEIMFEKGDIYKGTYSGYYCVSCESYCAISKADNTNDKVLCPDCLRETALLEEESYFFRLSAYEKPLLDFYAKNPEAILPIYRKNEVTSFIEQGLLDLSITRTSFEWGIPLPKKMNDPKHVVYVWLDALLNYASALGYLNDLDNKMAHFERARHIVGKDILRFHAIYWPAFLMSLNLPLFKQLCVHGWWTIEGVKMSKSLGNVLDAQKIAMEYGIEELRYFLLREVPFGQDGDFSKKALIERINANLNNDLGNLLNRLLGMAKKYFNYSLKSAKITAYYSKELEKVHQILDNANSFVPKMQLHKALEELFNIYDFLNKLIAKEEPWVLHKNNESEKLEALLSLIANALLQSSFLLYAFMPKSAVKLASAFNTEITPNNYERFFKAKKLQDMILQDTEPLFSKMEKIEKAEKAGEAPPEKNEKEKKDAKEKAPLKQENYIGIEDFKKVEIKVGLIKEAQRIEKSNKLLRLKVDLGENRLRQIISGIALDYEPESLVGQMVCVVANLKPAKLMGEMSEGMILAVRDSDNLALISPTKEKIAGSLIS; the protein is encoded by the coding sequence ATGCAAAAATCACTGATCACAACCCCCATTTATTATGTGAATGACATCCCTCATATTGGCCATGCTTATACGACTTTGATTGCGGATACTTTAAAGAAGTATTACACGCTTCAAGGCGAAGAAGTCTTTTTTTTAACCGGCACCGATGAGCATGGGCAAAAGATCGAACAAAGCGCAAGACTGAGAAATCAAAGCCCTAAAGCTTACGCTGATAGCATTAGCACGATTTTTAAAAACCAGTGGGATTTTTTCAATTTAGATTATGATAGTTTTATCCGCACCACAGACAGCGAGCATCAAAAATGCGTGCAAAACGCCTTTGAAATCATGTTTGAAAAAGGGGATATTTATAAAGGCACTTATAGCGGGTATTATTGCGTGAGCTGTGAGAGTTATTGCGCGATTTCTAAAGCGGACAATACGAACGATAAAGTCTTATGCCCTGATTGCTTGAGGGAGACTGCACTTTTAGAAGAAGAGAGCTATTTTTTCAGATTGAGCGCATATGAAAAGCCTTTATTGGATTTTTACGCTAAAAATCCTGAAGCGATTTTGCCTATTTATCGTAAAAATGAGGTAACTTCTTTTATTGAGCAGGGTTTATTGGATCTGTCTATCACGCGCACGAGCTTTGAATGGGGCATTCCTTTGCCTAAAAAAATGAACGATCCTAAACATGTGGTGTATGTTTGGCTGGACGCTTTATTGAATTATGCGAGCGCGCTAGGGTATTTGAATGATTTAGACAATAAAATGGCGCATTTTGAACGCGCTAGGCATATTGTGGGTAAGGATATTTTACGCTTCCATGCCATTTATTGGCCAGCTTTTTTGATGAGTTTGAATTTGCCCTTATTCAAACAGCTTTGCGTGCATGGGTGGTGGACGATAGAGGGCGTGAAAATGAGTAAGAGCTTGGGTAATGTTTTAGACGCTCAAAAAATCGCTATGGAGTATGGGATTGAAGAATTGCGCTATTTTTTATTGCGTGAAGTGCCTTTTGGGCAAGACGGGGATTTTTCTAAAAAAGCGTTAATAGAGAGGATCAATGCGAATTTGAATAACGATTTGGGGAATTTGCTGAATCGCTTGCTAGGCATGGCTAAAAAATATTTCAATTATTCTCTAAAAAGCGCAAAAATCACCGCATATTATTCTAAAGAGCTAGAAAAAGTGCATCAAATCTTAGATAACGCTAATTCTTTTGTGCCTAAAATGCAATTGCATAAAGCTTTAGAGGAATTGTTTAACATTTATGATTTTTTAAACAAACTCATCGCTAAAGAAGAGCCGTGGGTTTTGCACAAAAACAACGAATCAGAAAAACTAGAAGCCTTATTGAGTTTGATCGCAAACGCGCTTTTGCAATCAAGCTTTTTGCTCTATGCGTTCATGCCAAAGAGTGCGGTGAAATTAGCGAGCGCTTTCAACACAGAAATCACACCCAATAATTACGAACGCTTTTTTAAAGCTAAAAAATTACAAGATATGATTTTACAAGACACCGAGCCTTTATTTTCCAAAATGGAGAAAATTGAAAAGGCTGAAAAAGCGGGAGAAGCCCCACCAGAAAAAAACGAAAAAGAAAAAAAGGACGCAAAAGAAAAAGCCCCACTAAAACAAGAAAACTATATCGGCATTGAGGATTTCAAGAAAGTAGAAATTAAAGTGGGGCTTATCAAAGAAGCTCAAAGGATTGAAAAATCCAATAAATTATTGCGTTTAAAAGTGGATTTAGGCGAAAATCGTTTGAGGCAGATTATCTCAGGGATCGCTTTGGATTATGAGCCTGAAAGTTTGGTGGGGCAAATGGTGTGCGTGGTGGCTAATTTAAAACCCGCAAAACTCATGGGCGAAATGAGTGAGGGCATGATTTTAGCGGTGCGAGATAGCGATAATCTAGCCTTAATCAGCCCTACCAAAGAAAAAATCGCAGGAAGTTTGATCAGCTAA
- a CDS encoding type II toxin-antitoxin system HicA family toxin, whose amino-acid sequence MPELPRLTAKEAEKLLLQNGFVFSRQKGSHRIYVKDKIRQVLPFHSGEILHPKIVKEIMENILK is encoded by the coding sequence TTGCCTGAATTGCCACGACTCACAGCTAAAGAAGCAGAGAAGCTATTATTGCAGAATGGATTTGTTTTCTCTAGGCAAAAAGGCAGCCATAGAATTTATGTGAAAGATAAAATCAGGCAGGTTTTGCCTTTTCATTCTGGCGAAATCTTGCACCCTAAAATAGTGAAAGAAATCATGGAAAATATCCTTAAATGA
- the cfaS gene encoding cyclopropane fatty acid synthase encodes MISKFLLKSMFKQWKNGDYQVVFWDNSVYRNGEHSPKFTLKIHRPLKFSDIKKDMSLTIAEAYMDGVIDIEGSMDEVMHSLYLQTNYEHLHKHDNAKAIQKPIKESSNISKHYDLGNDFYSIWLDETLSYSCAYFKKDDDTLHAAQLQKLDHTLKKLHLKPGEKLLDIGCGWGYLSVKAAQEYGAQVMGITISSEQYKQANKRVQELGLEDKVTIKLLNYQDLDGRLYRFDKVVSVGMFEHVGKDNLPFYFKKVKEVLKRGGMFLLHSILCCFEGKTNAWVDKYIFPGGYLPSLREVMSVMSECDFHLLMAESLRIHYAKTLDIWRDNFNHNLDQVKKLGYDERFIRMWDLYLRTCASAFRVGSADLFQLLLTNSVDNTFPLTKEYIYQ; translated from the coding sequence ATGATTTCAAAATTTTTGCTCAAAAGCATGTTCAAGCAGTGGAAAAACGGCGATTATCAGGTCGTTTTTTGGGATAATAGCGTTTATAGGAATGGCGAACATTCGCCTAAATTCACCCTTAAAATCCATCGCCCCCTAAAATTTAGCGATATTAAAAAAGACATGTCTTTGACGATCGCTGAAGCTTATATGGACGGCGTGATTGATATTGAAGGCTCTATGGATGAGGTGATGCATTCTTTGTATTTGCAAACCAATTATGAGCATTTGCACAAACATGATAACGCTAAAGCTATCCAAAAACCCATCAAAGAAAGCTCCAACATTTCTAAACATTACGATCTAGGGAATGACTTTTATTCTATCTGGCTGGATGAAACCTTAAGCTATTCATGCGCTTATTTCAAAAAAGACGATGACACCCTCCATGCCGCCCAGCTCCAAAAATTAGATCACACTTTAAAAAAGCTCCATTTAAAGCCGGGCGAAAAACTGCTAGACATAGGCTGTGGCTGGGGCTATCTCTCTGTAAAAGCCGCGCAAGAATACGGGGCGCAAGTGATGGGGATCACCATTTCTAGCGAGCAATACAAACAGGCTAACAAACGAGTCCAAGAGCTAGGGTTAGAGGATAAAGTAACGATCAAGTTATTGAATTACCAGGATTTAGATGGGCGCTTATACCGCTTTGATAAAGTGGTGAGCGTGGGCATGTTTGAGCATGTGGGTAAGGATAATTTGCCCTTTTATTTCAAAAAAGTTAAAGAAGTGTTAAAGAGAGGCGGAATGTTTTTGCTCCACTCCATTTTATGCTGTTTTGAAGGCAAGACTAACGCATGGGTGGATAAATACATCTTCCCGGGCGGCTACTTGCCCTCTTTAAGGGAAGTGATGAGCGTGATGAGCGAATGCGACTTCCACTTGCTCATGGCTGAAAGCTTACGCATCCATTACGCTAAGACTTTAGACATTTGGCGAGACAACTTCAACCACAATCTAGATCAAGTGAAAAAACTCGGCTATGATGAACGCTTTATCCGCATGTGGGATCTGTATTTAAGGACTTGCGCGTCCGCTTTCAGGGTTGGGAGCGCGGATTTATTCCAATTGCTTTTAACCAACAGCGTGGATAACACTTTCCCCTTAACCAAAGAATACATCTACCAGTAA
- a CDS encoding hotdog domain-containing protein: MQESVVRVDYDSLETCKNFKPSVGTELVVLEKDIAHARFKGNESMVYEENFVHAGFVLIACNYAALCALNKRHSVVVSNNINFYAPLELNQEALIKAQVIQDGVKKAEIKIEAFVLDIQVLEGMIEIVVFDKKPFKFNFKEE; encoded by the coding sequence GTGCAAGAATCAGTCGTTCGTGTGGATTATGACTCTTTAGAAACTTGTAAGAATTTCAAACCAAGCGTTGGCACTGAATTGGTCGTTTTAGAAAAAGATATAGCCCATGCGCGTTTCAAGGGCAATGAAAGCATGGTGTATGAAGAAAATTTTGTGCATGCCGGATTTGTGCTTATTGCGTGCAATTATGCGGCCTTGTGCGCATTGAATAAAAGACACAGCGTGGTGGTTTCTAATAACATTAATTTTTATGCCCCCCTAGAATTGAATCAAGAAGCGCTCATTAAAGCGCAAGTGATTCAAGATGGCGTGAAAAAAGCTGAAATAAAAATAGAGGCGTTTGTGTTAGACATTCAGGTTTTAGAGGGAATGATAGAAATTGTGGTGTTTGATAAAAAGCCTTTTAAATTCAATTTTAAAGAAGAGTAG
- the hpaA2 gene encoding HpaA2 protein: MKKGSLAIVLGSLLASGAFYTALADGMPMKQQHNNMGESVDLHFHYPIKGKQEPKNGHLVVLIDPKIEANKVIPENYQKEFEKSLFLQLSSFLERKGYSVSQFKDASEIPQDIKEKALLVLRMDGNVAILEDIVEESDALSEEKVIDMSSGYLNLNFVEPKSEDIIHSFGIDVSKIKAVIERVELRRTNSGGFVPKTFVHRIKETDHDQAIRKIMNQAYHKVMVQITKELSKKHMEHYEKVSSEMKKRK, encoded by the coding sequence ATGAAAAAAGGTAGTTTGGCAATCGTTTTAGGATCGTTACTAGCGAGTGGGGCGTTTTATACGGCTCTAGCTGATGGAATGCCTATGAAGCAGCAGCACAATAATATGGGCGAGTCCGTGGATTTGCATTTCCACTATCCTATTAAAGGCAAGCAAGAGCCTAAAAACGGCCATTTAGTTGTCTTAATCGATCCTAAGATAGAGGCTAATAAAGTTATCCCTGAAAATTATCAAAAAGAATTTGAGAAGTCTTTGTTCCTTCAGTTGAGTAGTTTTTTAGAGAGGAAAGGCTATAGCGTTTCGCAATTTAAAGATGCTAGTGAAATCCCTCAAGACATCAAAGAAAAAGCGTTGCTCGTTTTACGCATGGATGGGAATGTGGCTATCTTAGAAGATATTGTAGAAGAGAGCGATGCGCTTAGCGAAGAAAAAGTGATAGACATGTCTTCAGGGTATTTGAACTTGAATTTTGTTGAGCCAAAAAGTGAAGATATCATCCATAGTTTTGGTATTGATGTTTCAAAGATTAAGGCTGTGATTGAAAGAGTGGAATTGCGACGCACCAATTCTGGAGGTTTTGTCCCCAAAACTTTTGTGCATAGGATTAAGGAAACCGACCATGACCAAGCCATTAGAAAAATCATGAATCAAGCCTATCACAAAGTGATGGTGCAGATCACCAAAGAGTTAAGCAAAAAACACATGGAACATTATGAAAAAGTTTCTAGTGAAATGAAAAAACGAAAGTAG
- a CDS encoding type II toxin-antitoxin system HicB family antitoxin, translated as MLINAVIEKDENGYFAFVPFLKGCVSQGKSYEEALRNIKEAIELYLGDLEADELAFLSKKNSVIAPIEIAFA; from the coding sequence ATGCTTATAAACGCTGTCATAGAAAAAGATGAGAATGGGTATTTTGCTTTTGTCCCCTTTCTAAAAGGCTGTGTATCACAAGGGAAAAGTTATGAAGAAGCCCTAAGAAACATTAAAGAAGCCATAGAGCTTTATTTGGGAGATTTAGAAGCCGATGAGTTAGCTTTTCTTTCTAAGAAAAATTCTGTAATAGCACCCATTGAGATAGCTTTTGCCTGA